CAAGCCAATGAATTCGAAGCTTACCGCCCTATTTGCTATAGGTATTGTTAGGCACAGGCTTTTTTTTCTTTAATAGTCTTGTATCAAAACTTCCGTTGGAATATGCAATGTCGTATTAATTTTTCTTATCATGTCCAAAGTCAGTTTGCGCTTTTTGCTCAAAATTTCGCTTACCCTGCTTTTAAATCCCACGACCTCTGCTAAGTCCTTTTGTTTCATTCCCATTTGTTCCATTCGGAATTTGATGGCCTCAATAGGATCTGGCATTCCTATGGGGAAGTTTTCATTTTCGTATCGGTCGATTA
The sequence above is drawn from the Cellulophaga sp. Hel_I_12 genome and encodes:
- a CDS encoding type II toxin-antitoxin system HigA family antitoxin, giving the protein MKIAPIRNEKDYQSAIKRLELIFDATKGSENGDELEILSILIDRYENENFPIGMPDPIEAIKFRMEQMGMKQKDLAEVVGFKSRVSEILSKKRKLTLDMIRKINTTLHIPTEVLIQDY